CCTCGTCGTCTCCGACTTCGTCTACGGCCTGCGCGATCCCGTCGGCTCCGTCGCCGCAGGGCTCGACATCGAGATGCCGTTCCGCCAGCAGCGCGCCAGCACGCTCGAGGACGCGCTCGCGGACGGACGGCTCGCGCTCGCGGACGTGCACCGGGCCGGGACGCGGATCCTGCGGATGCAGCTCCGGTTCGCCGCCGCGGTCACGAGCCCGGTACCTGACGTGTCGGTCATGGCGAGCCCGGAGCATCGTGCCCTCGCCCGGTATGCCGCCGGGCGGTCCGCGGTCCTGGTGCACAACGCGACCGTCGACGGTCGCCCGTTCTTGCCGCGCTCTGTGGCGGAGCTCGGTGACGTCGCGGTGCTGGGTGCCCTGTCCACGATGGACAACACCGGCGACCGAGGATCGTCCAGCGTCCGGTCCCCGCACGTGGTGAGCGTCGCCGAAGGGATGGTGGCGGCGCTCGGGGCGGGTGCAGTGACGATCGACGACGGCAGCGACCTCGACCGTGCACGACGCACCGCCCGCGCGGCTCAGACGGTCGTCGTCGTGGTCGGGTACACGGCAGCCGACGAGGGCGAGTACATCGACGACGACAACCCCGACCTGGTCTCCACGGTGTTCCCTGACGGGGGAGACCCGGCCCTGGTCCGGGAGCTCGCGCTGGCGCAGGAAGGCAACGCAGGAGAGTTCGGCTCCGGCAGCGGCGGTGACCGCCGTTCCCTCCGGCTCGCGCCCGAGCAGGAGGAGCTCGTCCGCACGGCGTGCGCGGCGAACCCGCGCACCGTCGTGGTGATCGTGGCAGGCAGCGCCGTCGTCGTCGAACCGTGGCACGACCTGCCCGCGGCGATCGTGTACGGGTGGTACTCCGGCATGGAGGGCGGGCACGCGCTGGCCGACATCCTGCTCGGTGTGGTGGAGCCGGCCGGTCGGTTGCCGTTCGTCGTCCCGCAGAGCGAGTCCCAGCTGCCCGGGTTCGACCCGGACGCCGTGGCTGTGGAGTACGACCACTGGTACGGGTACCGCCTCATGGACCGCGACGGGACCACGCCGCGCTACCCGTTCGGCTACGGCCTCGGGTACGGGCAGTACTCGATCGTCGCCGCGACCGTCGAGTCCGTGACGCCGGACCTGCGGGTCGAGGTGACCGTCGAGAACGCGGGCGGCCGGGACGGTTCCCATGTCGTGCAGGTCTACGGCGGGCCCCGGGAGACGGACCCGACCAGACCTCGTCGTCAGCTCCTCGGGTTCGGGAGGGTCGACGTGCCGGCGCACGGCCGCGCGACCGTCTCGGTGCCCGTGAGCCTGAGCCCGACCATGCGCTGGGACATCGACGCGCGAGCCTGGATGTCCGTCGAGAGCGAGATCACGCTCGAGGTCGGGTCGCACCACGGCGACCCGCACGCGGTCCGGCTCACGGTGGGTGCCCCGGGAGCCGCGTCCACCGCCGCGGACCACGACGCCGCGGATACCGGCACCGTTCCAGGCCTCCGCCCCTGGCACGACGCTTCCCTGCCTGTCGACGAGCGCGTCGAGGCGCTCCTGGCGGCCATGACCGTGGAAGAGAAGGTCGCCCAGCTCGGCAGCCACTGGGTCTTCGACCACCAGTGGGGCGAGGAGAACAGCGCGGAGACGAGCGAGCACCACGTCGCCCCGGTGACGGCGATGACAGAGGCCGACGGCGGCCACAGCCTCGAGGCAGCGAGCCGCAACGGGCTGGGCCAGCTCACCCGCGTCTACGGCAGCTACCCGATCACACCGGCCGAGGGGGCAGCCGAGCTGGTGCGGCGCCAGCACGTCGTGGTCGACGGCTCACGGCTGGGCATCCCGGCGGTGGTGCACGAGGAGTGCCTCACCGGCTTCACCGCCTACGGCGCGACCGTCTACCCGACGTCTCTGGCGTGGGGGGCGACCTTCGACCCGGACCTGGTGCGCGAGATGGCGGCCGCCATCGGCGCGGACATGACCGCGCTCGGCGTCAACCAGGCCCTGGCACCCGTGCTGGACGTCGTGCGCGACTACCGGTGGGGGCGGGTCGAGGAGTGCATCAGCGAGGACCCCTACCTGGTCTCCATGGTCGGGACCGCCTACGTCCGGGGCTTGCAGTCGTCGGGGCTCGTGGCCACGCTCAAGCACTTCGCCGGGTACTCGGCCTCCCGAGGAGCCCGCAACCACGGACCGGTGTCGATGGGACGTCGCGAGCTCGTCGACGTGATCCTGCCGTCCTTCGAGGCAGCGATCGTGCTCGGCGGGGCCCGTTCGGTGATGAACAGCTACACCGACGTCGACGGGGTCCCGTGCGTAGCCAGCTCGTGGCTGCTCACGGACGTGCTGCGCGAGCAGTGGGGCTTCACCGGGACGGTGGTCGCGGACTACGGCGCGATCCCGATGCTCGAGACAGCGCACCAGACGGCGGCCACCCCCGCTGAGGCCGGCGCTCAGGCGCTCGCTGCGGGCCTGGACGTCGAGCTGCCCGACACGGCGTGCTTCGGTGACCTCCTGGTCGACCGTGTCACGCGCGGGCTGACGCCGGAGCACCTCGTCGACCGGGCGGTGCGCCGCGTCGTGCGCCAGAAGATCGAGCTCGGTCTGCTCGACGAGGGCTGGACGCCGGAAGCGGCCGTGGCTACCGCGGGGCAGGTCGACCTGGACTCGGCAGCCAACCGGGACGTCGCACGCCGGGTGGCCGAGGAGTCGGTCGTCCTGCTCGATGCAGGGACGGCCCTGCCGCTGCTCGGCGACGGCCGGACGCCTCCGCGTCGAGTCGCGGTGGTCGGACCGTGCGCGGACGAGGCGAGCACGCTGCTCGGCTGCTATGCCTTCCCCAACCATGTGCTGCCCCGCTATCCCGAGCTTGCGCTGGGCATCGACGTGCCCACACCTCTCGCGGCGCTGCGCGCCGAGCTCGACGGCGCCGAGGTCGTGCACGCACAGGGGTGCCAGGTCATGGGCGAGGACCGTAGCGCCATCGCCGACGCGGTGGCCGCAGCACAGGACGCGGACGTGTGCATCGCACTCGTGGGGGACCGGGCCGGCATGTTCGGCAAGGGATCCTCGGGCGAGGGGTGCGACGCGAGCGACCTGCGGCTGCCGGGCGTCCAGGCGGAGCTCGTCGAGGCACTGCTGCGCACGGGGACACCGGTGGTGGTCGTGGTCGTCTCGGGCCGCCCGTACGCGCTCGGTGACGTGCACGGGAGGGCTGCGGGCCTGGTGCAGGCCTTTATGCCAGGAGCCGAAGGGGCAGCGGCCGTCGCCGGGGTCATGACCGGTCGGATCAACCCGAGCGGGCATCTCCCGGTCCAGATTCCGCGCACCCCGGCACAGGTCGCGTCGTACCTCCAGCCGCCGCTGGGCGGCGGCGGCGAGGGGAGCTGGGTCTCGACGATCGACGCGAGCCCGCTGTTCCCGTTCGGCTACGGCTCGTCGTACACGAGGTTCGTGCTGGACGACCATCGCGTCAGCGCCACGCAGATGGCCACCGACGGCGAGGTGTCGGTGACCGTCCGTGTCACCAACACCGGTGGACGCTCCGGAGCCGAGGTCGTCCAGCTGTACCTGCGGGACCCGGTCGCACAGGTGGTGCGGCCGTTGCTCCAGCTCGTCGGGTTCGCGCGGGTCGTGCTCGAGCCTGGGGCCGCTGCGGACGTGACCTTCCGGCTGCACGCCGACCGGACGTCGTACCCGACAGTCGACCTCCAGCGCATCGTCGAGGCCGGTGACATCGAGCTGTCCGTCGGTACGTCGTCGGGCGACCTGCCCTGGCGGACCACGGTGCGTCTGACGGGACCGACCCGCGTCGTGGGACCCGACCGCCAGCTCGAGACACCAGTCGTGATCACCCCGGTCGACGACGCGACACGGCAGAGGCGGCCACGATGATGAGGTTCGGGATCCTGGGCGCAGCGGGCATCGCACCAGCGGCGCTCCTCAGGCCCGCCAGGCGGCGCTCCGACGTCGACGTCGTGGCCGTCGCGTCCCGGCGACCCCAGGCTGCTCACGAGCTCGCTGCTCGTCACGGGATCGCTGTCGTGCACGCCGACTATGACGCGCTGCTCGCCGACCCGCTCGTCGACGCCGTCTACATCGCGCTCCCGCCGTCGGAGCACGCACGCTGGTCGATCCGCGCGCTCGAGGCGGGAAAGCACGTGCTTTGCGAGAAGCCGGCGGCCACCAGCGCGACCGAGGCGACAGCGATGGTCGAGGCTGCCGTGCGCAGCGGCCGCCGGCTGATCGAAGCGTTCCACGACCGCTACCACCCCGCTACGACGCTCATGGTCGACATGGTCGCCTCGGGCAGGCTCGGGACGATCACACAGATCGACGGCGCCCTCGTCGCACCGATTCCCTTCGACGCGCACTCGATCCGCCACGACCCGACGCTCGGGGGAGGCGCTCTCATGGACCTGGGGTGCTACCCCGTGCACTGGCTGAGGTCGCTCACCGGCGCCGAGCCGACGGTCCTCACAGCCAGCGCCACCCTCAACCCGCTCGGCGCCGACGAGACCATCGACGCGACCCTGGCCTTCCCGAGCGGTGCGACCGGGCGGGTCTCCGCCAGCATGACGGTCGACACGTTCGCCGGGAGGCTGGTCGTCACGGGGGAGCGCGGCACCGCGACCCTGACGAACCCGCTGCACCCCCACCTCGGGCACAGCGTGCACATCACGTCCGTGACGGGTGCAGACCACGCGTTCACCGTCGCAGGGGACGAGACCTACGACTACCAGCTCGAGGCGTTCGTCACCGCGGTGCGCGACGACGCACCCAGCCTGACCGAGGGCGACGACATCGTCGCGAACATGCGAGCCATCGACGCGATCTATGCCACGGCAGGCATCGGCGACCGCGGCCCGCACACCCACACGAAGGGTCCAGACTCATGAACGAGATCCACGTCGCGACCAGCGGCTCCGACACCTCCCGAGGTTCACAGACCGACCCCTTCCGCACCATCGACCACGCAGCCCAGGTCGCCCGACCCGGCGACACCGTCACCGTCCACGCGGGCGTGTACCGGGAGTGGGTGGTGCCCCGACGTGGAGGCCTCTCCGACCAGCGCCGGATCACCTACCAGGCTGCCGCAGGAGAGCACGTCACCATCAAGGGATCAGAACGGATCACCGGATGGACCCGTGCAGGGGCGACGGTCTGGTCGGTGCGCCTGCCGAACACGATGTTCGGGGACTGGAACCCCTACGCCCTCGAGATCGACGGCGACTGGATGGTCCACCCCACCCCGGACGCCCTGAAGAAGCACCTGGGTGACGTCTACCTCGACGGGAAGAGCTTCTACGAGGTGAGCGAGCTCGACCAGCTCTCGAACCCGCCGGTGCGCACACGCGCGACCGACGACTGGACCGGCGCCCAGGACGTCGTGCGCGACCCCGAGCAGACCCGGTACGTCTGGCACGCACAGGTCGGCGAGGACGAGACCACGATCTGGGCCACCTTCCACGACGCGGACCCCAACGTCGAGCTCGTCGAGATCAACGTCCGCCGGTCCGTCTTCTACCCGACCGAGCACCACCTGGACTACATCACCGTCCGAGGGTTCGAGCTGGCCCACGCCGCGTGCCCCTGGGCGCCTCCGACAGCCGACCAGCCGGGCCTCGTCGGTCCAGGGTGGGCCAAGGGCTGGATCATCGAAGACAACGTCATCCACGACGCCAAGTGCTCGGCAGTCTCCCTGGGCAAGGAAGCCTCCACAGGCCACAACCTCGCCACCGAGCGCGGAGACAAGCCCGGCTACCAGTACCAGCTGGAGACAGTGTTCTCCGCCCGTCAGATCGGCTGGGACGCTGAGCACATCGGCTCCCACACGGTGCGCCGCAACACCATCTTCGACTGCGGCCAGAACGGGATCGTCGGGCACCTCGGCGCCGTCTTCTCGACCATCGAGGACAACCACATCTACAACATCGCGACCAAGCGCGAGTTCTACGGCTATGAGATCGCCGGCATCAAGCTGCACGCAGCCATCGACGTCACCATCCGGCACAACCGCATCCACGACTGCACCCTCGGCACGTGGCTCGACTGGCAGACCCAAGGCACCCGCATCGCACGCAACCTCTTCTACGCCAACAGCCGTGACCTGTTCATCGAGGTCAGCCACGGCCCCTACCTCGTCGACCACAACATCTTCGGATCTCGGGCGTCGCTCGAGATCTTCAGCCAGGGCGGCGCGTTCGTCAACAACCTCGTCTGCGGCACCGTGTCCCTCGAACCGGTGGTCGACCGCCCCACCCCGTACCACGTCCCCCACAGCACAGAGGTCGCCGGCTACGCAGCCGTCCTCGGCGGGGACGACCACCACATCGGCAACATCTTCCTCGCCGACGACGCCGACCAGGCCTACGGCCCGACCCGACGCCCCGGCCAGGTCGCCACCTACGGCACCGCAGGCTACGACGGTCACCCCGCCTCGATCGCCGAGTACGTCGCACGCACAGGCGACCCGACACTCGGCGACCACGAACGCTTCGCCACCGTGAGACAACCCGTCTACGTCCGTGCAAACACCTACGCCCCCGGCGCGACCCCCTACGACGGCGAAGACGACGCACTCGTCCTGACGTCGACCACCCACGTGACCCTCGTCGACGAAGGCGACCACGTCGTCCTCGACGCCCGGCTGCCCGAGAAGTTCGACTCGCTCCGCGTCCCCCTCGTCACCGGCCACGACCTCGAACGGGTGCGGTTCGTCGACGCAGACTTCGAGGAGCGCGACGGGACACCTGTACGCGCTGACACGGACCTCCTGGGCACGGTCAAGGTCCACGGCCAGGACTACGCCACAGGACCGATCGGAGCGCTCGCAGCGGGTGCCTCCCGGACGCGCGTCTGGTGAGCGGAGCGGGGGAGCGTCTCTCGTCCTGTGCAGGTCAGACGGTGTAGATCGCGACCACGCGGCTGAGGTCGTCGCTCAGGCCAGCCAGACCGTCCGACGCCGCACGGGTGTCCTTCGCGGACTGCGAGACACCGTGGGCCGACTGCGCGACGGAGGCGATCCGGTCGGCGATCTCGGTACTGCCCTTGGCTGCCTCGGAGACGGAGCGTGCCATCTCGTTCGTCACGGCCGTCTGCTCTTCGACGGCTGCGGCGATGACGCCCTGGTAGTCGTCGATGGACCGGACGATCTCGGCGATCTCAGCGATCGCGACCATGGCGTCGCTCGTGTCGGAACGGATCGATGCGACACGACCGGCGATGTCCTCCGTCGCGCGTGCTGTCTCTTGTGCCAGCTCCTTGACCTCTCCGGCGACGACGGCGAATCCCTTGCCGGCCTCGCCCGCGCGGGCTGCCTCGATGGTCGCGTTGAGCGCGAGGAGGTTCGTCTGCTCGGCGATCGAGGTGATCGCCTTGACGACGGCGCCGATCTCGTCGCTCGACACCCCGAGCCTGGCGACCTGGGTGCTGGTGGCCTCAGCGACCGAGACCGCCCGGCCAGCGATCCGTGCGGCCTCGGACGCGTTCTGGGCGATCTCGCGGATCGAGGCACCCATCTCCTCAGCCCCGGCCGCAGCCGACTGGATGCTCAAGGAGACCTGCTGGGCCGAGGCCGAGGCATTCTCTGCCTGCGTGGAGGAGTTCCCTGAGAACGTCTCGATCGACCGGGAGGACTCGGTGAGCCCGGTCGAGGCGGTAGCGAGCGCGGCGGAGCTCCGAGTGATCGTCTCCACAGCGCCGTGGGTCGACGCGATCAAGGCATTGAACGACTCAGCGAGGGAACCGACCTCGTCACGACGCACGACGGTCACGCGCTTGGTCAGGTCCCCACCGATCACCTCGATCTGCGACTTCAGCAGGCGGACAGGCGAGAGCACCGCCTTGTTGAAGGCGAGCATGATCGCGGCGATCACAGCGACCGACACGACGAGCGCGGCGACCGCGACGTTGCGCAGCAGGGTGTTGGTGCGGTCGAGGTCAGCCAGGACGGTGGCGCTGCGCTCGTCGACAGCAGCCTGCACGGCGTCGATCTGCGCGCCGATCGCATCAGACTCCTCGACGTTCTCGACCGTCTCCATGTGCGCGGCCCCCTCGAGGTCGCCTGCCTGCAGCAGGTCGTACCCCTGGTCGAAGAGGGTGTCGTACGCGTCGACCGCGACGAGAAGATCCGCGATGACCGGCTCCAGGTCCGTGCCCGCCACGAGGTCGGTGACCGCGACCGCTTCGCTCGTGAGCGCGTCGGACCACTCGACAGCCTGGGCGTACGTGATCTCCGAGAGCGCCTTGCCCTCGGCCCCGCCCGTGCTCGCCGTGAGGATATACATGTTGTTCGCGCCGTCGTACGCGTAGAAGTCCGCACGCATGTGCGACGCGGCGGTCTGCAGCACGGACGTATCGTCCCGGAAGTCCTGGAGCGCGGTGGACGCGTGGTTCGCGGCGACGACGACGTACGCGTCGGCACCACCGACGACCACGAGGAGTCCGGTGAAGACGATTCGGCTCAGGCGGGTGAGGCTCCAGGACACGGGGTCTGCTCCTTCTTGCATGCTCGATGGGTGCGTGGACGAACGTCCCCCGGCGTCCGGGCCTGACGAACAGAACCGGCAGGGCGCACGTGCAGATCCACGCCGGTACGTGTCAGACGTCCTACCAATCGGCAGCCTCGGCAGGAGGTGAAGGGGTCGCGCGGATGAATCCGGCACCGTCACCGGCCCGGTGTCGATCTCATGACATCTCACCTGCGCCGGGGCTGCCGTGGGACCATGGTGCACTCGCCTGGCCAGGGGGCTCGTCGTCGCCACGCGAGCGAACGCACCGGTGCACGGTGCACCACCGACCCGACGGAGAGACCATGACCGACTCGTTCAAGCCGCCCTACGACGACGAGCGCCGCGAGGCGCTCAAGCGCATCCGCGCGCGGCGCGCCCTCGCCACGCAGGCCGTCACCTACCTCGTCGTCAACGCGTTCCTCGTCCTCGTCTGGTGGATCACCGGCCCCGGCGGATACTTCTGGCCGATCTGGGTGATCGGCGGATGGGGCATCGGGCTCGTCCTCAGCGCCTGGAAGGTCCTCGGCAGCCGACCCATCACCGAGGAAGACATCGAGCGCGAGCTCCGGCGCGGACGCCCCACCAGCTGACCGCGTCCGGCCTTCCTCTCCGAACGCCCGCTCACCACCACCAGCGCCTCTACCCACACCACCCACCCGCCCCGTAACGTCACACCATGTGCCGCAACATCACCACCCTTCGCGGGCTCGAACCACCCGCAACGCCAGACGAGATCCACGCCGCCGCGACCCAGTACGTCCGCAAGGTCACCGGCGTCACCAAGACCACTGACACCACCCGCAACGCCTCCGACACCGCAGTCGCCGCCATCACCGCCGCGACCGCACAGGCGCTCGCAGACCTGCCCGACCGCCGGAACCCGCCGTCCACCGTGCCTCCGCTGCGCCGCGACGACGTCGCCGCCCGTGTTGCAGCGCGCCAGGCCGCTCGCGAGGAGCACGAGCGCCTCCACGAGCAGGGCGTGCCGCACGACCACTGACCTGTCTCCTCGACAGTCCTCTCACTCAGGACGCACGTCTGACTCATGCTCGCTTCACAGGAAGGTCAAAGGCAGCCGCGTTGTGATGGTCATGTCACCGCAGCACGGCACGGACGGTGCGTAGAGACCTAGAGGAGCCCGATCATGAAGAGCAAGAGAACCATCCCCGCGATCGTCAGCACGGTCTTCATCGGAGGGCTTCTCTTGTCCGGATGCTCCTCCACCGTCGAGACCACCAGCACGGCCAGCGCAGCGAGCGAGAGCAGCATCGTGAGCACCACGGCATCACCTGCCGAGCTCACGACCGGGGAGGTTGCCACCGAGGTGCTCGCCGCCAACGAGAACTCGACGACGGTCAACGACGACGAGTGGACGATGGACGGCGCGGTGACCGTCACGCTCGACGGCGCAGCGGCCTCGGCCGACGGTGACGGTGTGGTCGTCGACGGCACCACCGTCACGATCACGGCAGCCGGCACCTACGTCCTGACCGGCCAGTACGACGGTCAGGTGGTCGTCGACACAGTCGACGAAGGCGTCGTGGCCCTGGTGCTCGACGGCGTGGACGTCTCCAGCTCGACGAGCGCCGCGATCGCCGTGCTCAGCGCCGAGGACGTCGTCGTCTCGCTCACCGGCAGCAGCACCCTGGCGTCCACCGGCGACGACGACGAGGCCAACGCCGCATTCTTCAGCGACGCCGACCTCACCATCACCGGCGACGGATCGCTCACGGTCACCAGCACGATGAACGACGGCATCACCAGCCTCGACGACCTCATGGTGCTCTCCGGCGACCTCACCGTCACCGCGGGCGACGACGGCCTGCGCGGCAAAGACTCCTTGACGATCGAGGGCGGCACCGTCTCGGTCGACGCAGGAGGAGACGCCTTGAAGTCGGACAACGACGAGGACGAGACCCGCGGCTACGTCTCCATCTCTGGCGGCACGATCGACCTCGTCGCCGGGGACGACGGCGTCCAGGCACAGACGGACCTCGTCATCACGGGCGGCGAGACCACCCTCGCCGCTACCGACGACGGCCTGAAAGCCGAAGCCCACCTGGTCGTCGCAGGCGGCGCGACCACCGTCCAGAGCTCCTATGAAGGCGTCGAGGCGTACTACATCACCATCGAGGGCGGCACCCTCGCCGTCATCGCGAGCGACGACGGCCTCAACGCCACCAGCGGGACCAGCACCACC
This sequence is a window from Sanguibacter antarcticus. Protein-coding genes within it:
- a CDS encoding right-handed parallel beta-helix repeat-containing protein → MNEIHVATSGSDTSRGSQTDPFRTIDHAAQVARPGDTVTVHAGVYREWVVPRRGGLSDQRRITYQAAAGEHVTIKGSERITGWTRAGATVWSVRLPNTMFGDWNPYALEIDGDWMVHPTPDALKKHLGDVYLDGKSFYEVSELDQLSNPPVRTRATDDWTGAQDVVRDPEQTRYVWHAQVGEDETTIWATFHDADPNVELVEINVRRSVFYPTEHHLDYITVRGFELAHAACPWAPPTADQPGLVGPGWAKGWIIEDNVIHDAKCSAVSLGKEASTGHNLATERGDKPGYQYQLETVFSARQIGWDAEHIGSHTVRRNTIFDCGQNGIVGHLGAVFSTIEDNHIYNIATKREFYGYEIAGIKLHAAIDVTIRHNRIHDCTLGTWLDWQTQGTRIARNLFYANSRDLFIEVSHGPYLVDHNIFGSRASLEIFSQGGAFVNNLVCGTVSLEPVVDRPTPYHVPHSTEVAGYAAVLGGDDHHIGNIFLADDADQAYGPTRRPGQVATYGTAGYDGHPASIAEYVARTGDPTLGDHERFATVRQPVYVRANTYAPGATPYDGEDDALVLTSTTHVTLVDEGDHVVLDARLPEKFDSLRVPLVTGHDLERVRFVDADFEERDGTPVRADTDLLGTVKVHGQDYATGPIGALAAGASRTRVW
- a CDS encoding carbohydrate-binding domain-containing protein, whose protein sequence is MKSKRTIPAIVSTVFIGGLLLSGCSSTVETTSTASAASESSIVSTTASPAELTTGEVATEVLAANENSTTVNDDEWTMDGAVTVTLDGAAASADGDGVVVDGTTVTITAAGTYVLTGQYDGQVVVDTVDEGVVALVLDGVDVSSSTSAAIAVLSAEDVVVSLTGSSTLASTGDDDEANAAFFSDADLTITGDGSLTVTSTMNDGITSLDDLMVLSGDLTVTAGDDGLRGKDSLTIEGGTVSVDAGGDALKSDNDEDETRGYVSISGGTIDLVAGDDGVQAQTDLVITGGETTLAATDDGLKAEAHLVVAGGATTVQSSYEGVEAYYITIEGGTLAVIASDDGLNATSGTSTTTDIGGVVEADDGALIAITGGESTINAEGDGIDSNGSILVTGGTTTVFGSPEDREGALDTNGSLVVNSGTLLAVGTTGMATSPDAESEQGWLSASLDQTYGAGESVQVLDESDTVVAEFTSVKSFQSVVLSAAEIVDGSTYTVTVGGQSAGTATAGVAAAGSQEAGGGPGRR
- a CDS encoding 2TM domain-containing protein yields the protein MTDSFKPPYDDERREALKRIRARRALATQAVTYLVVNAFLVLVWWITGPGGYFWPIWVIGGWGIGLVLSAWKVLGSRPITEEDIERELRRGRPTS
- a CDS encoding glycoside hydrolase family 3 N-terminal domain-containing protein; translation: MTTAFDHAVLAVRAGRDDHEAATELLEQLTAHEKLALLDGDKEFWRGMLDFYVDGYNTEPLVAGQIDRLGIPGIRFADGPRGCVVGHGTTFPVAMARGASWDPELELRIGRAIGAEARSQGANFFAGVCINLLRHPAWGRAQETYGEDSVLLGAMGEALARGAQENVMACVKHFALNSMENARFTVDVNVADDALREIYLPHFRQVVESGVAAVMSSYNAVNGVIAGDNHELLTGILRQEWGFEGLVVSDFVYGLRDPVGSVAAGLDIEMPFRQQRASTLEDALADGRLALADVHRAGTRILRMQLRFAAAVTSPVPDVSVMASPEHRALARYAAGRSAVLVHNATVDGRPFLPRSVAELGDVAVLGALSTMDNTGDRGSSSVRSPHVVSVAEGMVAALGAGAVTIDDGSDLDRARRTARAAQTVVVVVGYTAADEGEYIDDDNPDLVSTVFPDGGDPALVRELALAQEGNAGEFGSGSGGDRRSLRLAPEQEELVRTACAANPRTVVVIVAGSAVVVEPWHDLPAAIVYGWYSGMEGGHALADILLGVVEPAGRLPFVVPQSESQLPGFDPDAVAVEYDHWYGYRLMDRDGTTPRYPFGYGLGYGQYSIVAATVESVTPDLRVEVTVENAGGRDGSHVVQVYGGPRETDPTRPRRQLLGFGRVDVPAHGRATVSVPVSLSPTMRWDIDARAWMSVESEITLEVGSHHGDPHAVRLTVGAPGAASTAADHDAADTGTVPGLRPWHDASLPVDERVEALLAAMTVEEKVAQLGSHWVFDHQWGEENSAETSEHHVAPVTAMTEADGGHSLEAASRNGLGQLTRVYGSYPITPAEGAAELVRRQHVVVDGSRLGIPAVVHEECLTGFTAYGATVYPTSLAWGATFDPDLVREMAAAIGADMTALGVNQALAPVLDVVRDYRWGRVEECISEDPYLVSMVGTAYVRGLQSSGLVATLKHFAGYSASRGARNHGPVSMGRRELVDVILPSFEAAIVLGGARSVMNSYTDVDGVPCVASSWLLTDVLREQWGFTGTVVADYGAIPMLETAHQTAATPAEAGAQALAAGLDVELPDTACFGDLLVDRVTRGLTPEHLVDRAVRRVVRQKIELGLLDEGWTPEAAVATAGQVDLDSAANRDVARRVAEESVVLLDAGTALPLLGDGRTPPRRVAVVGPCADEASTLLGCYAFPNHVLPRYPELALGIDVPTPLAALRAELDGAEVVHAQGCQVMGEDRSAIADAVAAAQDADVCIALVGDRAGMFGKGSSGEGCDASDLRLPGVQAELVEALLRTGTPVVVVVVSGRPYALGDVHGRAAGLVQAFMPGAEGAAAVAGVMTGRINPSGHLPVQIPRTPAQVASYLQPPLGGGGEGSWVSTIDASPLFPFGYGSSYTRFVLDDHRVSATQMATDGEVSVTVRVTNTGGRSGAEVVQLYLRDPVAQVVRPLLQLVGFARVVLEPGAAADVTFRLHADRTSYPTVDLQRIVEAGDIELSVGTSSGDLPWRTTVRLTGPTRVVGPDRQLETPVVITPVDDATRQRRPR
- a CDS encoding methyl-accepting chemotaxis protein encodes the protein MSWSLTRLSRIVFTGLLVVVGGADAYVVVAANHASTALQDFRDDTSVLQTAASHMRADFYAYDGANNMYILTASTGGAEGKALSEITYAQAVEWSDALTSEAVAVTDLVAGTDLEPVIADLLVAVDAYDTLFDQGYDLLQAGDLEGAAHMETVENVEESDAIGAQIDAVQAAVDERSATVLADLDRTNTLLRNVAVAALVVSVAVIAAIMLAFNKAVLSPVRLLKSQIEVIGGDLTKRVTVVRRDEVGSLAESFNALIASTHGAVETITRSSAALATASTGLTESSRSIETFSGNSSTQAENASASAQQVSLSIQSAAAGAEEMGASIREIAQNASEAARIAGRAVSVAEATSTQVARLGVSSDEIGAVVKAITSIAEQTNLLALNATIEAARAGEAGKGFAVVAGEVKELAQETARATEDIAGRVASIRSDTSDAMVAIAEIAEIVRSIDDYQGVIAAAVEEQTAVTNEMARSVSEAAKGSTEIADRIASVAQSAHGVSQSAKDTRAASDGLAGLSDDLSRVVAIYTV
- a CDS encoding DUF2277 family protein; translated protein: MCRNITTLRGLEPPATPDEIHAAATQYVRKVTGVTKTTDTTRNASDTAVAAITAATAQALADLPDRRNPPSTVPPLRRDDVAARVAARQAAREEHERLHEQGVPHDH
- a CDS encoding Gfo/Idh/MocA family protein, whose protein sequence is MMRFGILGAAGIAPAALLRPARRRSDVDVVAVASRRPQAAHELAARHGIAVVHADYDALLADPLVDAVYIALPPSEHARWSIRALEAGKHVLCEKPAATSATEATAMVEAAVRSGRRLIEAFHDRYHPATTLMVDMVASGRLGTITQIDGALVAPIPFDAHSIRHDPTLGGGALMDLGCYPVHWLRSLTGAEPTVLTASATLNPLGADETIDATLAFPSGATGRVSASMTVDTFAGRLVVTGERGTATLTNPLHPHLGHSVHITSVTGADHAFTVAGDETYDYQLEAFVTAVRDDAPSLTEGDDIVANMRAIDAIYATAGIGDRGPHTHTKGPDS